A genomic segment from Helicoverpa armigera isolate CAAS_96S chromosome 10, ASM3070526v1, whole genome shotgun sequence encodes:
- the LOC135117393 gene encoding trypsin-like, with product MMVAVTAGLWLLCLVAVVDLQEAVDTECCSDAAADDAQTTEETQQELDVELEEACPELSGQIIGGRPTSVNRHPYQVSMVLNGNSFCGGFIISRDYVLTAAHCVQNTSPNAIRLRVGSTRRDTGGRIVRVTNVTVHPQYGRPQFDNDIAALRLARPLNFNANIRPIRLPQPRQAVPLVRLTVTGWGLTAVGGRRIPRNMMEANVPVVPHWLCRLSYGESLTNNMFCGGHFLIGGVSSCQGDSGGPAVFRNTAFGVVSFARGCALPLSPTVFTNIASLRTWITDNTGV from the exons ATGATGGTTGCGGTGACCGCTGGACTGTGGTTGTTGTGTCTGGTTGCTGTCGTGG ATCTCCAAGAAGCTGTGGACACAGAATGTTGTTCAGACGCAGCAGCAGACGATGCTCAAACCACAGAAGAGACTCAGCAGGAGTTAGATGTGGAACTGGAGGAAGCCTGTCCTGAACTCAGCGGTCAGATCATTGGAGGAAGACCGACTTCAGTGAACAGGCATCCTTACCAAGTGTCCATGGTGTTGAATGGGAACTCCTTCTGTGGCGGGTTCATCATCAGCCGGGACTATGTGCTGACTGCCGCTCATTGTGTACAGAA CACCTCTCCCAACGCCATCCGTCTCCGTGTCGGCAGCACCCGTCGTGACACCGGCGGGCGCATAGTCCGGGTCACCAATGTGACCGTCCACCCTCAGTACGGGAGACCACAGTTCGACAATGACATAGCTGCTCTCAGGCTAGCTCGCCCTCTGAACTTTAATGCTAATATCAGACCCATCAGGCTGCCGCAGCCGAGGCAGGCCGTACCTCTGGTGAGGCTCACTGTGACTGGGTGGGGCCTTACTGCT GTGGGAGGACGTCGTATCCCCCGTAACATGATGGAGGCGAATGTGCCCGTAGTGCCGCACTGGCTCTGTCGCCTCTCCTACGGGGAGTCTCTCACCAACAACATGTTCTGTGGCGGACACTTCCTCATCGGAGGAGTGTCGTCTTGTCAG GGTGACTCCGGAGGACCAGCGGTGTTCCGTAACACTGCCTTCGGCGTGGTATCATTCGCCAGGGGCTGCGCATTACCGCTATCACCGACCGTCTTTACCAACATCGCCTCTCTCAGGACTTGGATCACAGACAACACAGGCGTCTAA
- the LOC110374196 gene encoding trypsin beta — MSSMLFIALWIVVVTVCNINGDEETPIGSTKELDYTILAGEAETHKGDILNFLNESRVREQYKTLYNNLLSKLMDGMSSTPARRSDPSPESILATSTRRIVSGRNTSIAAVPWQVSLREKTYPICGGSVVTDVWLLTAAHCLLRARASELSVRLGSSWKTHGGEMYDVKECYVHPRYVSKTKTNDVGLVRLYSPLRFSARVLPIRLVAKEARLPANEPAIVSGWGKLKEGGPSATYLQSSTIRTIAMKLCRRSGLDRKAIDPSSMFCAGSFSQASPDACQGDSGGPIVYEGVLIGVVSWGLGCARGNFPGVYTRLSYPLIYDWVHSHITKQTENNTVL, encoded by the exons ATGAGTTCAATGTTGTTTATAGCTTTATGGATTGTTGTTGTGACTGTTTGTAACATTAATGGTGATGAGGAGACGCCTATCGGGTCCACGAAGGAGTTGGACTACACGATTTTGGCGGGAGAAGCAGAGACTCACAAGGGTGACATATTGAACTTTCTTAATGAGTCGCGTGTGAGGGAACAATACAAAACTTTATACAACAACCTGTTATCAAAGCTGATGG ATGGCATGAGCTCAACACCAGCACGAAGAT CTGATCCATCACCAGAGAGCATACTAGCAACCTCGACTCGGCGCATCGTGTCAGGTCGGAACACCTCGATCGCAGCTGTACCCTGGCAAGTCTCCCTGAGGGAGAAGACCTACCCCATCTGCGGGGGCTCCGTCGTCACTGATGTGTGGCTACTGACTGCCGCTCACTGTCTCTTGAG AGCACGAGCAAGCGAGCTGAGCGTGCGCCTAGGTTCCTCATGGAAGACCCACGGTGGCGAGATGTATGATGTCAAGGAATGCTACGTGCACCCCCGATACGTCAGCAAGACGAAGACTAACGATGTCGGCCTGGTTCGCCTGTACTCGCCGCTCAGGTTCTCTGCTAGAGTCCTGCCTATTAGACTGGTGGCCAAGGAGGCCAGGCTGCCGGCCAATGAGCCCGCTATTGTTAGTGGGTGGGGGAAGTTGAAG GAAGGTGGTCCAAGCGCCACATACCTGCAGTCTTCTACCATCAGAACTATTGCCATGAAGCTGTGCCGTCGCTCCGGTCTGGACAGGAAGGCTATCGACCCCTCCTCCATGTTCTGTGCTGGATCCTTCAGTCAGGCATCTCCTGATGCTTGTCAG GGTGACAGTGGAGGCCCCATCGTGTACGAGGGGGTCCTAATCGGCGTGGTCTCCTGGGGTCTGGGGTGTGCCCGGGGCAACTTCCCCGGGGTCTACACCCGCCTCTCCTACCCTCTGATATACGATTGGGTGCACAGCCATATTACTAagcaaactgaaaataatacagTGCTATGA
- the LOC110374204 gene encoding beta-1,4-glucuronyltransferase 1 isoform X1, with protein sequence MDVYCVLINNIIRYSLYCRLRRSWRFQWSVVMLAAVALVAYNAVANLWLLHPASCPLHPTAPPSDLPTCEPCIGTIPNSGLDDDPIYRLDLRLGRWDGSRSYRLFDYAAVGDQYAEVSSNHRVCLATQSSIERLHELLRIAAHWTGPISVAVFVAGDEMRLLRAFTTWLFRCQPEIYSRIALHVTMPAERPGLHGKMPTWARDCDTNPLPPGERRADTVAWRARHPYPQNHMRNLARKNCQTPFVFLVDVDIVPSKGMADALDKFLATTPKCPLCAYVVPTYELDRRVAKFPANKSELVRLSKSKLAIPFHRKVFIYNQYASNFSRWEASGGNETAQTHISHNVTNFELLYEPFYVATDTVPPHDERFLGYGFTRNTQVYEMFLIGYQFKVLSPIFTIHWGLQARRNRPLWREKQNEKNRKHFETFKRELFARYRKDPLHLLRRPQQGKKT encoded by the exons ATGGACGTATACTGTGTGCTGATCAACAATATTATCCGTTACAGTCTTTATTGCCGCTTGCGT CGGAGTTGGCGGTTCCAATGGAGCGTGGTGATGCTAGCGGCGGTGGCGCTGGTCGCCTACAACGCCGTCGCCAACCTGTGGCTGCTGCACCCCGCCTCCTGCCCCCTGCACCCCACCGCGCCGCCCTCCGACCTCCCCACCTGCGAGCCCTGCATCGGCACTATCCCCAACTCCGGCCTAGATGACGACCCCATCTACAGACTTGATCTGCGACTAGGCAGATGGGATGGCAGCCGATCCTACAGATTATTTGACTATGCAGCAGTCGGGGACCAGTATGCCGAAGTGTCTAGCAACCACCGCGTCTGCCTCGCCACACAGAGCTCCATAGAGAGACTCCACGAGCTGCTAAGGATAGCGGCTCATTGGACTGGACCAATTTCAGTAGCAGTGTTCGTAGCAGGGGACGAAATGAGACTGTTACGTGCTTTCACAACTTGGCTGTTTAGATGCCAACCTGAGATATATTCAAGAATAGCTTTACACGTCACGATGCCAGCGGAAAGACCAGGGTTACATGGTAAGATGCCAACGTGGGCGAGAGACTGTGATACGAATCCCCTGCCACCCGGAGAGAGGAGAGCTGATACCGTCGCGTGGAGAGCGAGGCATCCATACCCTCAGAACCATATGAGGAACTTAGCGAGGAAGAACTGCCAAACGCCGTTCGTCTTTTTAGTGGACGTTGATATCGTGCCCTCCAAAGGCATGGCAGATGCGTTAGATAAGTTTCTCGCGACCACTCCCAAGTGCCCTCTATGTGCATACGTGGTGCCTACTTATGAGCTAGACAGAAGAGTCGCCAAGTTCCCTGCGAACAAATCTGAGCTAGTGAGACTCTCGAAAAGTAAGCTAGCGATACCGTTCCATAGGAAAGTGTTCATTTATAATCAGTACGCGTCGAATTTTTCCCG ATGGGAAGCAAGCGGCGGCAATGAGACTGCGCAGACGCACATCAGCCACAACGTGACGAACTTCGAGCTGCTGTACGAACCGTTCTACGTGGCCACTGACACCGTGCCGCCTCATGATGAGAGGTTCCTCGGATACGGCTTCACTAGGAATACACAG gtatacGAGATGTTCCTAATCGGGTACCAATTCAAGGTGCTATCCCCTATCTTCACAATCCACTGGGGGTTGCAAGCCAGAAGAAACCGCCCCCTCTGGCGGGAGAAACAAAACGAGAAGAACAGAAAACACTTCGAAACGTTCAAAAGGGAATTATTTGCGAGGTATCGGAAAGACCCCCTACATTTGTTGAGAAGACCCCAACAAGGGAAGAAGACCTAG
- the LOC110374204 gene encoding beta-1,4-glucuronyltransferase 1 isoform X2, with the protein MGKRRDKVRSWRFQWSVVMLAAVALVAYNAVANLWLLHPASCPLHPTAPPSDLPTCEPCIGTIPNSGLDDDPIYRLDLRLGRWDGSRSYRLFDYAAVGDQYAEVSSNHRVCLATQSSIERLHELLRIAAHWTGPISVAVFVAGDEMRLLRAFTTWLFRCQPEIYSRIALHVTMPAERPGLHGKMPTWARDCDTNPLPPGERRADTVAWRARHPYPQNHMRNLARKNCQTPFVFLVDVDIVPSKGMADALDKFLATTPKCPLCAYVVPTYELDRRVAKFPANKSELVRLSKSKLAIPFHRKVFIYNQYASNFSRWEASGGNETAQTHISHNVTNFELLYEPFYVATDTVPPHDERFLGYGFTRNTQVYEMFLIGYQFKVLSPIFTIHWGLQARRNRPLWREKQNEKNRKHFETFKRELFARYRKDPLHLLRRPQQGKKT; encoded by the exons atgggCAAAAGAAGAGATAAAGTG CGGAGTTGGCGGTTCCAATGGAGCGTGGTGATGCTAGCGGCGGTGGCGCTGGTCGCCTACAACGCCGTCGCCAACCTGTGGCTGCTGCACCCCGCCTCCTGCCCCCTGCACCCCACCGCGCCGCCCTCCGACCTCCCCACCTGCGAGCCCTGCATCGGCACTATCCCCAACTCCGGCCTAGATGACGACCCCATCTACAGACTTGATCTGCGACTAGGCAGATGGGATGGCAGCCGATCCTACAGATTATTTGACTATGCAGCAGTCGGGGACCAGTATGCCGAAGTGTCTAGCAACCACCGCGTCTGCCTCGCCACACAGAGCTCCATAGAGAGACTCCACGAGCTGCTAAGGATAGCGGCTCATTGGACTGGACCAATTTCAGTAGCAGTGTTCGTAGCAGGGGACGAAATGAGACTGTTACGTGCTTTCACAACTTGGCTGTTTAGATGCCAACCTGAGATATATTCAAGAATAGCTTTACACGTCACGATGCCAGCGGAAAGACCAGGGTTACATGGTAAGATGCCAACGTGGGCGAGAGACTGTGATACGAATCCCCTGCCACCCGGAGAGAGGAGAGCTGATACCGTCGCGTGGAGAGCGAGGCATCCATACCCTCAGAACCATATGAGGAACTTAGCGAGGAAGAACTGCCAAACGCCGTTCGTCTTTTTAGTGGACGTTGATATCGTGCCCTCCAAAGGCATGGCAGATGCGTTAGATAAGTTTCTCGCGACCACTCCCAAGTGCCCTCTATGTGCATACGTGGTGCCTACTTATGAGCTAGACAGAAGAGTCGCCAAGTTCCCTGCGAACAAATCTGAGCTAGTGAGACTCTCGAAAAGTAAGCTAGCGATACCGTTCCATAGGAAAGTGTTCATTTATAATCAGTACGCGTCGAATTTTTCCCG ATGGGAAGCAAGCGGCGGCAATGAGACTGCGCAGACGCACATCAGCCACAACGTGACGAACTTCGAGCTGCTGTACGAACCGTTCTACGTGGCCACTGACACCGTGCCGCCTCATGATGAGAGGTTCCTCGGATACGGCTTCACTAGGAATACACAG gtatacGAGATGTTCCTAATCGGGTACCAATTCAAGGTGCTATCCCCTATCTTCACAATCCACTGGGGGTTGCAAGCCAGAAGAAACCGCCCCCTCTGGCGGGAGAAACAAAACGAGAAGAACAGAAAACACTTCGAAACGTTCAAAAGGGAATTATTTGCGAGGTATCGGAAAGACCCCCTACATTTGTTGAGAAGACCCCAACAAGGGAAGAAGACCTAG